A stretch of Corallococcus soli DNA encodes these proteins:
- a CDS encoding MopE-related protein, translated as MRRQTVKWGRAPLGWCVTALLALGSGCGESLLEAEPEAPLAMKVQQDRVVAGLEVQGVAAGAYHSLAVRSDGVVWSWGQNTDGQLGRGVMGATPQATPLPITLPRRMTAVAAGSGHSLALDETGHVWAWGRNNRGQAGGPNPNTQVLVPTQVPVLSNIIAISARADLSLAVDANGSVWAWGQNTDGELGQPLAGPDSNAHPTPVQVVIPALAPGDPYLPQAPADLTDPAEVTKIVSVAAGGHHVLALGRTGRVWGWGRNDFAQVGTGASSAPVLTPTLIRTWVTAAIAAGEFHSVLYDNEVPRHAVSWGLNGSGQGGRDFIVSEPPLLEQFLPSPAGAVPNTAAGGYIAAGDHFSLFVQGYPFGDLVGWGANESGQLGDGTQLLRPTPGYALRWDSYWGTHVRVDSVALVAGGARHGLSAHFERWEYQGCPIVWSWGDNSQGQLGTGSLSPSLVKYVQPGLPLRLFYRDQDGDGHGSPADFLNACALPEGFVSTALDCDDTNAAFKPGATEVCDGLDNNCDGQVDEGVCAFWYRDADGDGFGNVSDAKRSFAQPQGYVADATDCDDTRANVRPGQAETCDTLDNDCDGQTDEGVCAFWYRDADGDGYGKATDSVQAGTQPAGYVANSTDCDDTRANVRPGQTETCDTLDNDCDGQVDEGACASWYRDADGDGYGKASDSVQAGTQPAGYVANATDCDDTRANVSPGASEVCDGLDNNCNGQPDEGVGALWYRDADGDGYGNPSLSAAACGQPSGYVSNAGDCNDSNAGIRPGATEVCDGVDNNCSGAVDEGVKPTWYRDADGDGYGTSSQSTQACSQPSGYVSSASDCNDSNSGIRPGATEVCDGVDNNCSGTVDEGVKPTWYRDADGDNYGVSSQSTQACSRPTGYAANAGDCNDSNSGIHPGAYDSCDGIDNNCNGSWDEDDSGSTWYRDADGDGYGNPNNWTDACSRPSGYVSNASDCNDSNSSVRPGATEYCDGVDNNCSGTVDEGVKPTWYFDSDGDGYGVSGLSIQACTRPTSYASVAGDCNDSNPNIRPGATEVCDGVDNNCNYLPDENIGSIWYRDADGDGYGSSSQSTQACSRPSGYVSNSSDCNDSNAATRPGAPEICDYQDNNCNGQSDEGVGIWYRDADNDGYGNGGVVGYGCVQPGGYVANASDCNDSNASMNPGHAEICDGVDNNCNGQTNEGGVCVPTSCDPGYALCGGTCINVMDDFDNCGGCGLRCPNYKFECIEGDCIYM; from the coding sequence TTGAGAAGACAGACTGTGAAGTGGGGCCGCGCACCGCTCGGGTGGTGCGTGACGGCATTGCTTGCCCTGGGCTCGGGTTGTGGTGAGTCCCTGCTGGAAGCGGAGCCAGAGGCCCCGCTTGCGATGAAGGTCCAGCAGGACCGGGTGGTGGCGGGCCTGGAGGTCCAGGGGGTGGCCGCGGGTGCGTACCACTCGCTGGCTGTCCGAAGCGATGGCGTGGTCTGGAGCTGGGGGCAGAACACGGATGGGCAGTTGGGGCGGGGTGTCATGGGCGCGACGCCCCAGGCGACGCCGCTGCCCATCACGCTGCCCAGGCGGATGACCGCCGTGGCGGCGGGAAGCGGGCACTCCCTGGCGCTCGACGAGACGGGCCATGTCTGGGCATGGGGTCGCAACAACCGGGGACAGGCGGGCGGACCGAACCCGAACACGCAGGTCCTGGTGCCGACGCAGGTTCCCGTGCTGAGCAACATCATCGCGATCTCCGCGCGCGCGGACCTGTCGCTCGCGGTGGATGCGAATGGCTCCGTGTGGGCCTGGGGTCAGAACACGGACGGAGAGCTGGGGCAGCCGCTGGCGGGGCCTGATTCCAATGCCCACCCCACGCCGGTCCAGGTGGTGATTCCCGCGCTGGCGCCGGGGGATCCGTATCTTCCGCAGGCCCCGGCGGACCTGACCGACCCCGCGGAGGTCACGAAGATCGTCTCGGTCGCGGCGGGTGGACACCACGTCCTGGCGTTGGGGCGCACGGGTCGGGTGTGGGGCTGGGGACGCAACGACTTCGCCCAGGTCGGAACGGGCGCGAGCTCCGCCCCGGTCCTGACGCCGACGTTGATCCGCACCTGGGTGACGGCGGCCATCGCGGCGGGTGAGTTCCACTCCGTCCTCTATGACAATGAGGTTCCCCGGCATGCGGTGAGCTGGGGCCTGAACGGTTCGGGGCAGGGCGGGCGGGACTTCATCGTCAGCGAGCCGCCGCTGCTGGAGCAGTTCCTCCCCAGCCCCGCGGGCGCCGTCCCGAATACCGCCGCCGGCGGTTACATCGCGGCGGGAGACCACTTCAGCCTGTTCGTCCAGGGCTACCCCTTCGGGGACCTGGTGGGCTGGGGCGCCAACGAGTCCGGGCAGCTGGGAGACGGCACGCAGCTGCTCCGGCCCACGCCCGGCTACGCGCTGCGCTGGGACAGCTACTGGGGAACCCACGTCCGGGTGGACTCCGTGGCGCTCGTCGCGGGCGGTGCGCGGCACGGCCTGTCGGCCCACTTCGAGCGGTGGGAGTACCAGGGCTGTCCCATCGTCTGGTCCTGGGGTGACAACAGTCAGGGGCAGCTGGGCACGGGCAGCCTGTCGCCTTCCCTGGTCAAGTACGTCCAGCCGGGCCTGCCCCTGCGGCTCTTCTATCGGGACCAGGACGGGGACGGTCACGGCAGTCCCGCCGACTTCCTGAACGCGTGCGCGCTCCCCGAGGGCTTCGTCTCCACCGCCCTGGACTGCGACGACACGAACGCGGCGTTCAAGCCCGGCGCCACGGAGGTCTGCGACGGCCTGGACAACAACTGCGACGGTCAGGTGGATGAAGGCGTGTGCGCGTTCTGGTACCGCGACGCGGACGGCGACGGCTTCGGAAACGTGAGCGATGCCAAGAGGTCCTTCGCGCAGCCGCAGGGCTACGTCGCGGACGCCACCGACTGCGACGACACCCGGGCCAACGTGCGGCCCGGTCAGGCCGAGACCTGCGACACCCTGGACAACGACTGCGACGGGCAGACGGATGAAGGCGTGTGCGCGTTCTGGTACCGCGACGCGGACGGGGATGGCTACGGCAAGGCGACCGATTCCGTCCAGGCGGGGACCCAGCCTGCGGGCTACGTCGCGAACTCCACCGACTGCGACGACACCCGGGCCAACGTGCGGCCCGGTCAGACCGAGACCTGCGACACCCTGGACAACGACTGTGACGGACAGGTGGACGAAGGCGCGTGCGCGTCCTGGTACCGCGACGCGGACGGGGATGGCTACGGCAAGGCGAGCGATTCCGTCCAGGCGGGGACCCAGCCTGCGGGCTACGTGGCCAACGCCACGGACTGCGATGACACCCGGGCCAACGTCTCTCCGGGCGCGTCCGAGGTCTGCGATGGTCTGGACAACAACTGCAACGGCCAGCCCGATGAAGGCGTGGGAGCCCTCTGGTACCGGGATGCGGATGGGGATGGCTACGGCAATCCGAGCCTCTCCGCCGCGGCCTGCGGCCAGCCCTCCGGCTACGTCTCCAACGCGGGCGACTGCAACGACTCCAACGCGGGCATCCGGCCGGGCGCTACGGAGGTGTGCGACGGCGTGGACAACAACTGCAGCGGTGCGGTGGACGAAGGCGTGAAGCCCACCTGGTACCGCGACGCGGACGGGGATGGCTACGGTACGTCCAGCCAGTCGACGCAGGCGTGCTCGCAGCCCTCGGGCTACGTCTCCAGCGCCAGCGACTGCAATGACTCCAACTCAGGCATCCGGCCGGGTGCCACGGAGGTGTGTGACGGCGTCGACAACAACTGCAGCGGCACGGTGGACGAAGGTGTGAAGCCCACCTGGTACCGCGACGCCGACGGTGACAACTATGGCGTCTCCAGCCAATCGACCCAGGCGTGCTCGCGACCGACGGGCTACGCCGCCAACGCGGGCGACTGCAACGACTCCAACTCGGGCATCCACCCGGGCGCCTATGACTCCTGCGACGGCATCGATAACAACTGCAATGGTTCGTGGGACGAGGATGACAGCGGGTCGACCTGGTACCGCGACGCGGACGGGGATGGCTACGGCAACCCCAACAACTGGACGGACGCGTGTTCGAGGCCCTCGGGCTACGTCTCCAACGCCAGCGACTGCAACGACTCCAACTCGAGCGTCCGGCCGGGTGCGACGGAGTACTGCGACGGCGTGGACAACAACTGCAGCGGCACGGTGGACGAAGGGGTGAAGCCGACCTGGTACTTCGACAGCGACGGCGACGGCTATGGCGTCTCCGGCCTGTCGATTCAGGCCTGCACGCGGCCCACGAGTTATGCCTCCGTCGCTGGTGACTGCAACGACTCCAACCCGAACATCAGGCCGGGCGCCACGGAGGTCTGCGATGGCGTGGACAACAACTGCAACTACCTGCCGGATGAGAACATAGGCTCCATCTGGTACCGCGACGCGGATGGCGACGGCTACGGCTCCTCCAGCCAGTCAACCCAGGCCTGCTCGCGTCCCTCGGGTTACGTCTCCAACAGCAGCGACTGCAACGACTCCAACGCGGCCACCCGGCCCGGCGCGCCGGAGATCTGCGACTACCAGGACAACAACTGCAATGGCCAGTCCGACGAAGGGGTGGGCATCTGGTATCGCGATGCCGACAACGACGGCTATGGCAATGGGGGCGTGGTGGGGTACGGCTGCGTCCAGCCTGGCGGCTACGTCGCCAACGCCAGCGACTGCAACGACTCCAACGCGTCCATGAATCCCGGGCACGCGGAGATCTGCGACGGCGTGGACAACAACTGCAACGGCCAGACGAACGAGGGGGGCGTTTGTGTCCCTACCTCCTGCGACCCGGGCTACGCCCTGTGCGGTGGGACGTGCATCAACGTCATGGATGACTTCGACAACTGTGGCGGCTGCGGATTGAGGTGCCCCAACTACAAGTTCGAATGCATCGAAGGGGACTGCATCTACATGTGA
- a CDS encoding VOC family protein yields the protein MTEAPKIVTTLWFNFNAEEAVGFYTSLFKDSKVLAVTRYTEAGPGPVGAVLTCEFQLAGQRFIALNGGPEFPFTEAISLTVNCETQGEVDDLWNKLTANGGRPVQCGWLQDRFGLSWQIVPTVLPELLKTLPPEKASRVTQAMLKMVKLDIAALKRAAEGG from the coding sequence ATGACCGAAGCACCCAAGATCGTCACGACGCTGTGGTTCAACTTCAACGCCGAGGAGGCGGTGGGCTTCTACACGTCACTCTTCAAGGACTCCAAGGTCCTGGCCGTCACGCGCTACACGGAGGCGGGGCCGGGCCCGGTGGGGGCCGTGCTGACGTGTGAGTTCCAGCTCGCGGGTCAGCGCTTCATCGCCCTCAACGGGGGACCGGAGTTCCCGTTCACGGAGGCCATCTCCCTGACCGTGAACTGCGAGACGCAGGGGGAGGTTGATGACCTGTGGAACAAGCTCACGGCGAACGGGGGCAGGCCGGTGCAGTGCGGCTGGCTCCAGGACCGGTTCGGGCTGTCCTGGCAGATCGTCCCGACGGTGCTCCCGGAGCTGCTGAAGACCCTGCCACCGGAGAAGGCGAGCCGGGTCACCCAGGCGATGCTGAAGATGGTCAAGCTGGACATCGCCGCGCTGAAGCGGGCGGCGGAAGGCGGGTAG
- a CDS encoding isoamylase, producing the protein MMTPPRRHHRSPWLSRWQPLLAAGLASAMVSCAASDTPDQLPPPEAPAIADMAQLEQGLLSWNLGAKYDATQANIDFRVFSSRATRIEVWIYKTPLGAQEVLKYVMVKDAATNVWSKSVSVATLKNATNNITGPVYYGYRAWGPNWPYNTSWSKTNTSAGFIADVDAQGNRFNPNKLLWDPYALELSHDPVNATATAQDATVFASGPTHRYKDSGSRAPKGIVLPPDSTSTGTKPTRAFKDDIVYEVHVRGLTKQDTSSGLDANCLGTYKTAGQKAAALAALGVTAVEFLPLHETDNDNNDYVPAGQSPSTAGDNYWGYMNLSYFAPDRRYACDKSAGGPTREFKAMVKAFHDVGIKVLVDVVYNHTGEGGAWVNGDSSTFNVMTYRGLDNPTYYSLTADRQFSWDNTGVGGNFNTFNPTAQNLILHSLSYWKDTLGVDGFRFDLASVLGNTVEHGGFNYDRDNPNTALNKIVTVLDPRPDGGGAGTDFIAEPWAIGGNSYQVGNFPAKWREWNGIFRDTFRKDQNQMGVDAVTPGQLATRFTGSSDLYGDDGRKPFHSVNFVVAHDGLSLKDLYSCNSKNNNQPWPYGPSDGGEDNNHSWNHDGNALLQRQAARNGMAFMMLSAGVPMFTGGDEFLRTQYCNNNVYNLDSNKNWLDYAWSAEQSNFRLFTKNLIAFRKAHPALRPANFYSGSDTNGNVMEQHRWFKPDGTVPNATYFNDAGNHALAYRIDATEFSGESVGAIYVAYNGWSGNVNFTLPWPGTGRKWYRVTDTCSWIESRGANQVLLNPGTADDVGGENATYGLCGRGTLVLVAK; encoded by the coding sequence ATGATGACCCCTCCTCGTCGTCACCACCGGAGCCCCTGGCTCTCGCGGTGGCAGCCCCTCCTCGCCGCCGGCCTCGCCTCGGCGATGGTCTCCTGCGCCGCCTCCGACACCCCTGACCAGTTGCCTCCCCCTGAAGCGCCCGCCATCGCGGACATGGCCCAGTTGGAGCAGGGGCTGCTCTCCTGGAACCTGGGCGCGAAGTACGACGCCACGCAGGCCAACATCGACTTCCGCGTGTTCTCCTCGCGCGCCACGCGCATCGAGGTGTGGATCTACAAGACGCCGCTGGGCGCGCAGGAGGTCCTGAAGTACGTGATGGTGAAGGACGCCGCGACGAACGTCTGGTCCAAGTCCGTCTCCGTCGCCACGCTCAAGAACGCCACCAACAACATCACCGGGCCCGTCTACTACGGCTATCGCGCCTGGGGCCCCAACTGGCCCTACAACACGTCCTGGTCGAAGACGAACACGTCCGCGGGCTTCATCGCCGACGTGGATGCGCAGGGCAACCGCTTCAACCCGAACAAGCTGCTGTGGGACCCGTACGCGCTGGAGCTGAGCCACGACCCGGTCAACGCCACCGCCACCGCGCAGGACGCCACGGTGTTCGCCTCCGGCCCCACGCACCGCTACAAGGACAGCGGCTCGCGCGCTCCCAAGGGCATCGTGCTGCCGCCGGACAGCACCTCCACCGGCACCAAGCCCACGCGCGCCTTCAAGGACGACATCGTCTACGAGGTGCACGTGCGCGGCCTGACCAAGCAGGACACCAGCTCCGGGCTGGATGCCAACTGCCTGGGCACCTACAAGACGGCGGGCCAGAAGGCCGCGGCGCTCGCGGCGCTGGGCGTCACGGCGGTGGAGTTCCTGCCGCTGCATGAGACGGACAACGACAACAACGACTACGTGCCCGCCGGCCAGTCGCCCAGCACCGCGGGCGACAACTACTGGGGTTACATGAACCTCAGCTACTTCGCGCCGGACCGCCGCTACGCGTGCGACAAGAGCGCGGGCGGCCCCACGCGTGAGTTCAAGGCCATGGTGAAGGCCTTCCACGACGTGGGCATCAAGGTGCTGGTGGACGTGGTCTACAACCACACCGGCGAGGGCGGCGCGTGGGTGAACGGCGATTCCAGCACGTTCAACGTCATGACCTACCGCGGCCTGGACAACCCCACGTACTACAGCCTCACGGCGGACAGGCAGTTCAGCTGGGACAACACCGGCGTGGGCGGCAACTTCAACACGTTCAACCCCACGGCCCAGAACCTCATCCTCCATTCGCTGTCGTACTGGAAGGACACGCTGGGCGTGGACGGCTTCCGCTTCGACCTGGCGTCGGTGCTGGGCAACACCGTGGAGCACGGCGGCTTCAACTACGACCGCGACAACCCGAACACGGCGCTCAACAAGATTGTCACCGTGCTGGACCCGCGTCCGGACGGGGGCGGCGCGGGCACGGACTTCATCGCCGAGCCCTGGGCCATTGGCGGCAATTCCTACCAGGTGGGCAACTTCCCGGCGAAGTGGCGGGAGTGGAACGGCATCTTCCGCGACACCTTCCGCAAGGACCAGAACCAGATGGGCGTGGACGCGGTGACGCCGGGGCAGTTGGCCACGCGCTTCACGGGCTCGTCGGACCTGTATGGGGATGACGGCCGCAAGCCGTTCCACTCGGTGAACTTCGTGGTGGCCCACGACGGGCTGTCCCTGAAGGACCTGTATTCGTGCAACAGCAAGAACAACAACCAGCCGTGGCCCTACGGCCCGTCCGACGGCGGCGAGGACAACAACCACAGCTGGAACCACGATGGCAACGCGCTGCTCCAGCGGCAGGCCGCGCGCAACGGCATGGCGTTCATGATGTTGAGTGCGGGCGTGCCCATGTTCACGGGCGGCGACGAGTTCCTGCGCACGCAGTACTGCAACAACAACGTCTACAACCTGGACTCGAACAAGAACTGGTTGGACTACGCGTGGAGCGCGGAGCAGTCCAACTTCCGCCTGTTCACCAAGAACCTCATCGCGTTCCGCAAGGCGCACCCGGCGCTGCGCCCGGCCAACTTCTACAGCGGGTCGGACACCAACGGGAACGTGATGGAGCAGCACCGCTGGTTCAAGCCGGACGGCACCGTGCCCAACGCGACGTACTTCAACGACGCGGGCAACCACGCGCTGGCCTACCGCATCGACGCCACGGAGTTCTCCGGTGAGTCGGTGGGCGCCATCTACGTCGCCTACAACGGCTGGTCCGGCAACGTGAACTTCACCCTGCCGTGGCCGGGCACGGGCCGGAAGTGGTACCGCGTGACGGACACCTGCTCGTGGATCGAGAGCCGGGGCGCCAACCAGGTGCTGCTCAACCCGGGCACCGCGGACGACGTGGGCGGCGAGAACGCGACCTATGGCCTGTGCGGCCGGGGCACGCTGGTGCTGGTGGCGAAGTAA
- a CDS encoding pentapeptide repeat-containing protein: protein MTVEEDKVAALLRRLKAEDSFERETFGELDLQGLDLSGKEFYRCTFQDCQFQEGRWKDSLLEACVFQGCNLTRANFNAIRLRDVRFEGSKLMGIDWTGVSANPEVMFEECGLPYSSFVGLSLRQTSFVRCVAREANFFDTDLTDADFTGADLTGSNFRGCTLTRTDFTGATGLQLDPARNKLKDTRVPNETAMSLAHAMGMLVEGYHAKPAGRGGGAKKKR, encoded by the coding sequence GTGACCGTGGAAGAGGACAAGGTGGCCGCGCTGCTGCGGCGGCTCAAGGCAGAGGACTCGTTCGAACGGGAGACGTTCGGGGAGCTGGACCTCCAGGGCCTGGACCTGAGCGGCAAGGAGTTCTACCGCTGCACCTTCCAGGACTGCCAGTTCCAGGAGGGGCGGTGGAAGGACAGCCTCCTGGAGGCGTGTGTCTTTCAGGGCTGCAACCTCACGCGCGCGAACTTCAATGCCATCCGGCTGCGGGACGTGCGCTTCGAGGGCTCGAAGCTGATGGGCATTGATTGGACGGGCGTGTCCGCGAACCCCGAGGTGATGTTCGAGGAGTGCGGCCTGCCCTACAGCTCGTTCGTGGGGCTGAGCCTCCGCCAGACGTCCTTCGTGCGCTGCGTGGCCCGGGAGGCGAACTTCTTCGACACGGACCTCACGGACGCGGACTTCACCGGCGCGGACCTCACCGGCAGCAACTTCCGGGGCTGCACGCTGACCCGGACCGACTTCACCGGCGCGACGGGCCTCCAGCTCGACCCCGCGCGCAACAAGCTGAAGGACACCCGCGTGCCCAACGAGACGGCCATGTCCCTGGCCCATGCGATGGGGATGCTCGTGGAGGGCTACCACGCGAAGCCAGCGGGACGTGGCGGGGGCGCGAAGAAGAAGCGCTGA
- the modC gene encoding molybdenum ABC transporter ATP-binding protein translates to MDLSLRLPLARFHLAVDARFTSASVAVLGRSGSGKTSLLEVLAGLRRGATGRVVVGGRVLLDSAARVEVPPEARRMGYVPQDALLFPHLTAGQNVRFGVRAGRPSRVDEAVHLLELEPLLHRYPTTLSGGEKQRVALARALATDPALLLLDEPLAALDVALKERVLPYLLRVRDEARVPLLYVTHQLGEARALAHEALLLDGGAVRAVGPADAVLGTAARGLLTGEPEENILEGTLEHPEGGGTRLRINDALALWVPEVSEPLSGLRVAYAVPAEDILLSTGPLTGVSARNVLEGTVAKVEDAGAGGCATQVDVAGVRWVVRLTHSAVRELSIAPGLCVYLAVKSAACRRLKDSG, encoded by the coding sequence ATGGACCTGTCGCTGCGCCTGCCGCTGGCGCGCTTCCACCTGGCGGTCGACGCGCGGTTCACGTCCGCGTCCGTGGCGGTGCTGGGACGCTCGGGCTCCGGGAAGACCTCGCTGCTGGAGGTGCTCGCGGGCCTGCGGCGTGGAGCGACCGGGCGCGTGGTGGTGGGCGGACGCGTGCTGCTCGACAGCGCGGCGCGCGTGGAGGTGCCACCCGAGGCGCGGCGCATGGGCTACGTGCCGCAGGACGCGCTGCTCTTCCCGCACCTCACCGCCGGTCAGAACGTGCGCTTCGGCGTGCGCGCCGGACGCCCGTCGCGCGTGGACGAAGCGGTGCACCTGCTGGAGCTGGAGCCGCTGCTGCATCGCTACCCGACCACGCTGTCGGGAGGGGAGAAGCAGCGGGTCGCCCTGGCCCGCGCGCTCGCCACGGACCCCGCGCTGCTGCTGCTGGATGAGCCGCTGGCCGCGCTGGACGTCGCATTGAAGGAGCGCGTGCTGCCCTACCTGCTGCGCGTGCGCGACGAGGCCCGCGTGCCCTTGCTGTACGTGACCCACCAACTGGGCGAGGCCCGGGCGCTGGCCCACGAAGCCCTGCTCCTGGACGGCGGCGCGGTGCGAGCCGTGGGGCCCGCGGACGCGGTGCTGGGCACGGCCGCGCGCGGACTGCTCACCGGCGAGCCCGAGGAGAACATCCTGGAGGGCACGCTGGAGCACCCCGAAGGCGGAGGCACGCGGCTGCGCATCAACGACGCATTGGCGCTCTGGGTGCCGGAGGTGTCGGAGCCGTTGTCAGGCCTCCGGGTGGCCTACGCGGTGCCGGCGGAAGACATCCTCCTGTCCACCGGGCCGCTGACCGGCGTCTCCGCGCGCAACGTGCTGGAAGGCACGGTGGCGAAGGTGGAGGACGCGGGCGCGGGTGGGTGCGCGACCCAGGTGGACGTGGCGGGCGTGCGCTGGGTGGTGCGCCTCACGCACTCCGCCGTGCGTGAGCTGTCCATCGCGCCGGGCCTGTGCGTGTACCTCGCGGTGAAGTCCGCCGCCTGCCGCCGGCTGAAGGACTCCGGCTGA